In Microcella indica, the genomic window CGTTGATCGTCAAGAGGCCGAGCGAGGGCGGGCAGTCGATGAAGACGTAGTGCACGGGCTCGTCGAGCTGCGCGAGGTACGCGTCGAGCGCCGTGCGCAAGCGCTGCTCGCGAGCGACGAGAGACACCAGCTCGATCTCCGCCCCCGCGAGATGGATCGTCGCGGGCACGCAGTACAGGTGCTCGAACTCGGGGCTCTTCTGCACGACGTCCTGCAGGGCCGAGTCGCCCACGACGACGTCGTAGACGCTCGCGGTATCCGCACGGTGCTCGACGCCGAGAGCCGTCGACGCGTTGCCCTGCGGGTCGAGGTCGATCACGAGGACGCGTGCGCCCGACCGGGCGAGGGCCGCCGCGAGGTTGACGGTCGTCGTCGTCTTGCCGACACCGCCCTTCTGGTTCGACACCGTGATGACGCGCGTGGATTCGGGCAGCGGAAACGCGCGAGCCTCGAGCGCCATGCGGCGGCGAGTGATGTCCGCGATCTCGCGTGCCAGCGGCGTGGTGTCGTCGTAGGTGCCGTCCGTCGTCACCGATGAGCCTCCCGCTCGAATGTTTCACGTGAAACGGGCGCTGTCCTCAGCGCCCGTCCTGATCCCTGGGCGATGCGCCTCAGGATGCCTCGACCACTGTAGCCCGAAACAACCGGGTCGCTTCCGGCAGGAGGTCCCCGCCGAGCTCGAGCACCTCGTGCTCTCGAATGCCGTGCCGGCGCAGCACGGATCGCGCCGCCACGACCTCCTCGTGAATGCGTGCTCCCTTGAGGAAGAGGAGCTCGCCGCCGGGGGAGAGGAGGGGAACGGTGAGCGGAACGAGCTTGCTCAGAGCGCTCACGGCTCGGGCGGTCACCTGCTCGAAGGGCCCCGCGTCCACTGCGTCCTCGGCGCGCGCCCGCAGCACCGTCACGTTGCGCAGGCCCAGTCGAGCCGTCTCCGCGAGCAACCACATCGTGCGGCGCTCCATGGGCTCGATGAGCACGAGCTCGGCGTCCGGCCTCGCGATCGCGAGCACGAGACCGGGGAGGCCCGCTCCGCTGCCGACGTCGGCGACCCGTCCTTCCGCGGTGAGCAGGGGAGCCACGAGAGCGCAGTTCAGGAGGTGGCGCGACCAGAGTCGAGCGGCCTCGAGCGGGCCGATGAGACCGAGCTCCTCGCCCTGCTCGGCGAGGTGCGCCGCGAACTCTCGCGCGAGCTCCAGGCGATCGCCGAGGATCTGCCGCGCGCTCGCGGGTTCGGGCTCGAGATCAGTCGTCATGTTTCACGTGAAACATGCGGGCTAGGCGCGACGGATAACCGTGTGCCGCTCCGCGCCCTCACCCTCGGACTCCGAGGTGAAGCCGCGCTCCGCCACGAGATCGTGCACGAGCTTGCGCTCGTAGCTCGACATCGGAGGGAGTGCTGCCGAGGAGGCGCCCTCCTCGATGCGCTCGACGGCACGGTCGACGAGCCTCTGCAGCTCCTCCGCACGCGCGTCGCGAGAGCCGGCGATGTCGAGGATGAGGCGGGAGAACTCTCCCGTGCGGGCGAGCACCGCGAGGCGCGTGAGCTCCTGGAGGGCAGAGACGGTCTCGGGCTTCGAGAGCGTGCGCAGAGCATCCGGCTCCTCGGCCGCGACCGAGAGGTACACGCGACCCGCGCGCTCCTCGATGTCGAGGTCGCCGTCGAGGTCGGCGATGTCGAGAAGCTCCTCGAGGTAGTCGGCCGCGACCTCGCCCTCGTCGAGAGTGGGGTCGAGGGTCACGGGGGTGGCGTCGTCGCTCATGACTTCTTCTTCTTCTTCGCTCGTTGCTTGCTCACGGGTTGCTGGCGCTGTGCCTTCTTCGGCTCCTCGACCGCGATGGTTCCGGGTGCCTCGTCATCGGGGTCGGGCAGACCCTTGCGCTGACGCTTGCGCGCGAGACGCGCCTCGCGGGCCTGGGCAGCTTCACTGCCCGGGGTCGGCATGTTCCGGATGACGATGAACTGCTGCACCATCGTCCAGATGTTCGAGGTGAACCAGTAGAACATCACGCCGATGGGGAAGGCGAAGCCTGAGAAGACGAACACGAGCGGCAGCAGGTAGAGCATGATGCGCTGCTGCCGGTACATCGGCGAGGCCTTCATCTCCGGCGACTGGTTCTTCGACATGATCTGCAGCTGCGTGATGAACTGCGACCCCGTCATGAGGATCACCAGGATGACGGCGATGATGATGA contains:
- the rsmG gene encoding 16S rRNA (guanine(527)-N(7))-methyltransferase RsmG, whose amino-acid sequence is MTTDLEPEPASARQILGDRLELAREFAAHLAEQGEELGLIGPLEAARLWSRHLLNCALVAPLLTAEGRVADVGSGAGLPGLVLAIARPDAELVLIEPMERRTMWLLAETARLGLRNVTVLRARAEDAVDAGPFEQVTARAVSALSKLVPLTVPLLSPGGELLFLKGARIHEEVVAARSVLRRHGIREHEVLELGGDLLPEATRLFRATVVEAS
- a CDS encoding protein jag, whose amino-acid sequence is MSDDATPVTLDPTLDEGEVAADYLEELLDIADLDGDLDIEERAGRVYLSVAAEEPDALRTLSKPETVSALQELTRLAVLARTGEFSRLILDIAGSRDARAEELQRLVDRAVERIEEGASSAALPPMSSYERKLVHDLVAERGFTSESEGEGAERHTVIRRA
- a CDS encoding ParA family protein, which encodes MALEARAFPLPESTRVITVSNQKGGVGKTTTTVNLAAALARSGARVLVIDLDPQGNASTALGVEHRADTASVYDVVVGDSALQDVVQKSPEFEHLYCVPATIHLAGAEIELVSLVAREQRLRTALDAYLAQLDEPVHYVFIDCPPSLGLLTINAFVAAREVLIPIQCEYYALEGLSQLLNSIELIEKHLNPELRVSTILLTMYDSRTNLANQVADDVRQHFPDQVLTTLIPRSVRISEAPSYGQSVISYDTSSPGSLSYLEAAAEIAQRGAAS